Within Pseudomonas alloputida, the genomic segment ATCAACGGGCATGCCGCTGTGCAGCGGTGGCAGGCCGTTGGCATCGCCGTTGAGCATGTCGAGCTTGTGCGCCAGCTCATGGATGACCAGGTTGTAAGCCTCCCAGCCACCACTGGCCTGCACGCCGTTCCAGGCCAGGATGATCGGCCCCTGTTGCCAGGCTTCGCCGCTGTGTTCGCCGTCCCACACATGCTCCACGCCACTGGCATCGCGGTGGCGCTGGGGGCTCTTGAAGTCGTCGGGGTACAGGATGATTTCGTGGAAGCCTTGGTACCAGTTCAGCTCACCCAGGTGAAGCAGCGGTAACTGTGCCTGGGCGGCCAGCATTAGGCGCTGCTCGTCGTCCAGCTCGACACCGGGCAGGCAGGTGAGGTGCTTGTCGAGCAGGAACAGGATGCAGGCTTCGCGCAGCCAGCGGTCTTCAGCGTCGCTGATGCCGTCCAGCATTGGCAGCCGCTCGCGTACGGCCTGCCATTGCTGTGGCGTGATCGGGTAACGCGCCAGAGTACGCTTGCGCCGCCAGGCGCTGAATGACCACATGCCGTTCGTTCTTTACCTGTTCAGTGAGCCTTGGCCGTACGGCCCAGGCGCCCACGCAGCAAGCCGAGAATCATCGGCACCAGCGACAGGATGATGATGCCCACCACCATCAGCGACAGGTGCTGCTTGATGAATGGCACGTTGCCGAAGAAGTAGCCCAAGGTGACCAGGCCGCCGACCCAAAGCAGCGAACCGGCAACGCTGAAGCCGAGGAAGCGTGGGTAGTGCATGTGGGCAATGCCCGCGACGAACGGTGCGAAGGTGCGCAAGATGGGCAGGAAGCGCGCCATGGTCACGGTCTTGCCGCCATGGCGTTCATAGAAATCGTGGGTACGTTGCAGGTAGTCGCGGCGGAAGATCTTGGAGTTGGGGTTGTTGAACAAGCGCTCGCCGGCTGTTCGGCCTATCACGTAATTGGTGCTGTCGCCCAGGATTGCAGCGGCCATCAGCAGGCCGGCCAGCAGTACCGGGTCCATGCCGCCACCCGCCGCAACGGCGCCGGCGATGAACAGCAACGAGTCGCCCGGCAGGAATGGCATCACTACCAGGCCGGTTTCGCAGAAGATCACGGTGAACAGGATGGCGTAGATCCAGGGACCGTAATTGGTGACCAGCAGATCGAGGTAGGCATCGAGATGCAGGATAAGGTCCAGCGGGTTGAAATCCATGTACAGCACCTGTGTTCTTGGGCGTAGGCTTGGTTACCGGGGGGAGGGTAAATTTTCACACATGACAGGTGAGCCATTATACGGCTAAGTCAGGAACATGCCCGGAGAGTTTGTAGCGGGGGGTTACGGTAGAGGGGTATTCCTTTGCCAACCGCTTCGCGGGCACGCCCGCTCCCACAAGGATCACTACCTTGCTTGTGGAAGCGGGCGGTGCCAGTCAATCCTGGCTGATTGGCAGGATGTAGCTCTTGAACTCGGTATCCTCACGAAACCCGATGGATTCGTAAGTCTTGTGCGCCACTTCATTGTTCGCGCTGGTTGACACGCGCATGCGCACGGCATTGGTCTCCTTGGCCATTTTCTTCGCTTCGCGAATCAGGTGGTCGGCGACCAGCATGCGCCGGGAGTCCTCGGCTACATAGATATCGTTGAGAATCCATACCCGCTTCAACGACAGCGACGAGTAGCTCGGGTACAGCTGGCAAAAGCCCAGCAGTTTGCCGTCGTCATCATCCGGAAGTGCCAGGTAAATCACCGATTCGTCCCGCTTCAGGCGCTTTTCCAAAAAACTGCGCGAGCTGTCGGGGTAGGGCAGTTGCCCGTAGAACTCACGGTATTTGACGAACAACGGGGTGAGCAGGTCGAGGTGTTCCAGGGTTGCTTTGATGATGCGCATGTGCGGCCCTCAGAGTCCATTTGGGAAACAGCGGAATGCCAGCAGCGTTCAAGGGCATGCTGCCCAATGCACGGTACGAGTGCAATCCGCCTTCCGTGACAGATTTTTTACCCTTTGCCGAGCAGGAAGTTACCTTTCTGGTTGGCGCTGTCTTCATTCTCCAGGCTATGGACCTCGGCTTCGTCCTTTAGATTCACCCCGGAAAGCTGGCGCCGGCAGGCTTCGCGCATCAAGTACAACAGGCGGTGCGCCGCCATGCCATAGCTCAGTCCCTCCAGGCGGATATTGGAAATGCAGTTGCGGTAGGCATCGGTCAGGCCGACCTTGGGTGCGTAAGTGAAATACAGGCCAAGGCTGTCGGGCGAGCTCAGCCCCGGGCGCTCGCCGATCAGCATCACCGTCATCCGAGCGCCCAGCAGCTCGCCGACCTCATCGGCCACTGCCACGCGGCCCTGCTGCACCAGCACCACCGGGGCGCAGGTCCAGCCGTCGGCGGCAGCCTGTTCGTCGAAGCGGGTCAGGAACGGCAGTGTGTGGCGATGCACGGCCAGTGCCGAGAGGCCGTCAGCCACCACGATGGCCAGATCGACGCCGCCGGGGTTGGCCTGGGCGTGCTGGCGAAGGGTCGCAATCGAGTCTTCGTTCAGCCGCCGCCCAAGGTCCGGGCGCTGCAGGTACTGGTGGCGGTCGCTGGCAGCGCTGTGCAACACCAGGCTTTCGCGCCCGCGGTCACTCAGCTGGCTGGCCAGGCCGGCGTGGTCGAAAGCCAGGTGCACGGCATCTCGTGCCTGGGCATGGGCGAACTGGAAGTCCAGCTGCGCCCCGGTCGGCAGGCTGGTGCCGGTGCGGCCCAGGGCGATGCGCGCCGGGGTCAGGTTGCGCAGGGCCAGCCAAGGGTTGTCGGGGGTAGGCGTGCGGTGGTCCATGGTCATCCCTATGCAAGCTGTGCCAAGGCCTGGCGGAAGGCCGGCGGCAGGTTGTCACCGAAGCGCACCCGGCCATCGGCCTGGGTGAAGATACCGGTGCGGGCCAGCCATGCCTCGAATTCCGGCCCGGGCTTCAGGCCCAGGGTCTGGCGCGCGTACAACGCGTCATGGAACGAGGTGGTCTGGTAGTTGAGCATGATGTCGTCGGAGCCGGGGATGCCCATGATGAAGTTGATGCCGGCCACCCCCAGCAGCGTCAACAAGGTGTCCATGTCGTCCTGATCGGCTTCGGCATGGTTGGTGTAGCAGATATCGCAACCCATCGGCACGCCCAGCAGTTTGCCGCAGAAATGGTCTTCGAGGCCGGCGCGGATGATCTGCTTGCCGTTGTACAGGTATTCCGGGCCAATGAAACCGACCACGGTGTTGACCAGGAACGGCTTGAAGTGACGAGCCACGGCATAGGCGCGGGTTTCGCAGGTCTGCTGGTCGACGCCGTGGTGGGCGTTGGCCGAGAGCGCGCTGCCCTGGCCGGTTTCGAAATACATCAGGTTCTGCCCGAGGGTGCCACGTTTCAGCGACAGCCCTGCTTCGTAGCCTTCCTGCAACACGTTCAGGTTGATGCCGAAGCCGGCGTTGGCCGCCTCTGTGCCGGCGATGGACTGGAACACCAGGTCCAGTGGCACGCCGCGGTTGATCGCTTCGATCGAGGTGGTGACGTGGGTCAGCACGCAGGACTGGGTGGGGATGTCGTAGCGCTGGATGATGGCGTCGAGCATTTCCAGCAGGGCGCAGATCGAAGCGATGCTGTCGGTGGCCGGGTTGATGCCGATCATGGCGTCGCCGTTGCCGTACAGCAAGCCGTCGAGAATGCTGGCGGCAATACCGGCCGGTTCGTCTGTCGGGTGGTTGGGTTGCAGCCGGGTCGACAGGCGCCCGCGCAGGCCCATGGTGCCGCGGAACCGGGTGACCACGCGGATTTTCTGCGCCACCAGCACCAGGTCCTGCACGCGCATGATCTTCGACACGGCAGCGGCCATTTCCGGGGTCAACCCGGGCGCCAGGGCGCGCAGGCTGTCTTCGTTGGCTTCCTCGCTCAGCAGCCAGTCACGCAGGCCACCCACGGTCAGGTGGCTGACCGGGGCGAAGGCCTGGGCATCGTGGGTGTCGATGATCAGGCGGGTCACTTCATCTGCTTCGTAAGGGATCAGTGCTTCATTGAGAAAGTGCGTCAGCGGAATGTTGGCCAACGCCATCTGCGCGGCGACGCGCTCGGCGTCGTTGCTGGCCGCCACGCCTGCCAGGCAGTCCCCGGAGCGTGCCGGGCTGGCCTTGGCCATCACTTCCTTGAGGCTGTCGAAGCGGTAGACCAGATGGCCGACCGTGTGTACGAAACTTGCCATACAGAATCTCCAGAGCCGCGGGTTGCCCCGCGGCGGGTGGCGGCGATCAGTGCAGGGCCTCTTCGGCCTTCTGGATCGCGGCGAATTCCTCTTCCGGTGTGCCCGCAACCAAGTGGTGGCGGCTGTAGAAAGCAAAGTAGGCAATTAATACCGCATAGATCACTGCAGCGCCAATGACTACCCGCGGGTCAACCAGGAATCCGGCGACCACGGCGATGCACGCCAGCACCAGCGCCAGGCCGGATGTGAAGATGCCACCCGGGGTGCGGTAGGGGCGCTCCATCTTTGGCCGGCGGATGCGCAGGGTGATGTGCGCAGCCATCATCAGCACGTAAGACAGGGTAGCGCCAAACACTGCCACCAGGATCAGCAAGTCACCCTGGCCCGTCAGCGACAGGGCAAACCCGATGATGCCGGGGATGACCAAGGCCAGTACCGGGGCCTTGCTCTTGTTGGTTTCCGACAGTTTGCGCGGCAGGTAACCGGCGCGGGACAGGGCGAAGATCTGCCGGGAATAGGCATAGATGATCGAGAAGAAGCTGGCGATCAGCCCGGCCAGACCGACCAGGTTGACGAAGCCTCCCATCCAGGTGGAGCCGCCGTAGGCCTTCGACAGGGCTTCGACCAGCGGGTTACCGGAGGCCTTCAGCGCCTCGGAGCCTGCGCCGCCTGGGCCGACCACCAGGATCAGCAAGGCGAAGGCCAGCAGTACCAGCATGGCGCCGATCAGGCCGCGTGGCAGGTCACGCTTGGGGTTCTTGGTTTCTTCTGCGGCCAGCGGCACGCCTTCGACGGCAAGGAAGAACCAGATGGCGTAAGGGATGGCTGCCCACACGCCGACATAGCCGAACGGCAGGAAGCTGCTGGCGCCGACGGCGTCCGTTTTGGCGATGTCGAACAGTTTGGCTGCATCAAAATGGGGCACCATGCCTATCAGGAATACGGCCAGGGCAATGGCGGCGATGGCGGTGATGATGAACATCAGCTTCAGTGCCTCACCCACGCCGAAAATGTGGATGCTGATGAACACGATGTAGAACGCCAGGTAGATCATCCAGCCGCCGATACCGAACAGCGATTGGCAGTAGGCGCCGATGAACACCGCGATGGCGGCTGGGGCGATGGCGTATTCGATCAGGATCGCCGTGCCGGTCAAAAAGCCGCCCCACGGTCCGAACGCGCTGCGGGCAAAGCCGTAGCCGCCGCCAGCGGTGGGGATCATCGACGACAGTTCGGCCAGCGAGAAGCACATGCACAGGTACATGGTTGCCATCAGCAAGGTGGCCAGGAACATGCCGCCCCAGCCACCCTGCGCCAGGCCGAAGTTCCAGCCGGCGTAATCGCCGGAAATGACGTACGCCACGCCCAGGCCGACCAGCAGTACCCAGCCGGCGGCGCCTTTTTTCAGTTCACGTTGCTGGAAATAGTCAGAGCCGACTTTCTCGAAGTCGACGGAGGAGCCTGCCGGCGATCCGGCGGAATGTTCGCTTGGCATAGATTCACCTGTTTTTTTTCTTGGTGGCCGGAAGGGTTCCGGGCCGATGGTGATGGGTGCTGCAGGAAGCGAGCCAGAGCGGTTGGTGCACGGTTACCGCCCTGGGTTTTGTGTAAAGCAAGTCCGGCCTCTTCGCGGGCTTGCCCGCTCCCACAGGTACCGCACCGGCTCTGGAACCAACGGTGAACCTGTAGGAGCGGGTTTACCCGCGAAGAAGGCGACGCGGTCTAGAAGAAGCCCAGCGGATTGATGTCGTAGCTCACCAGCAGGTTCTTGGTCTGCTGATAGTGATCCAGCATCATCTTGTGCGTCTCACGCCCAACCCCCGACTTCTTGTACCCGCCGAACGCGGCATGCGCCGGGTACAGGTGGTAGCAGTTGGTCCACACACGGCCAGCCTTGATGCCCCGGCCCATGCGGTAGGCACGGTTGATGTCGCGGGTCCACACGCCGGCGCCCAGGCCGAACTCGGTGTCGTTGGCAATTGCCAGCGCTTCGGCTTCGTCCTTGAAGGTGGTGACGCTGACCACCGGGCCGAAGATTTCTTCCTGGAACACGCGCATCTTGTTGTTGCCCTTGAGCAGGGTCGGCTGGATGTAGTAACCGGTAGCCAGCGAACCTTCCAGCTTCTCGACCTTGCCGCCGGTGAGCAGCTCGGCGCCTTCTTCCTGGGCAATCTGCAGGTACGAGAGGATCTTTTCGAACTGCTGCTGCGAGGCCTGGGCGCCGACCATGGTGTCGGTGTCCAACGGGTCGCCGCGCTTGATCTGCAGCACCTTCTTCATCACCACTTCCATGAACTGCGGATAGATCGACTCTTGCACCAGGGCACGCGACGGGCAGGTGCACACTTCACCCTGGTTGAAGAACGCCAGCACCATGCCTTCTGCCGCCTTCTCGATGAAGCTTGGTTCGGCCTGCATGATGTCTTCGAAGTACACGTTCGGCGACTTGCCACCCAGTTCGACGGTGGACGGGATGATGTTCTCGGCGGCGCATTTCATGATGTGCGAGCCCACCGGGGTAGAGCCGGTGAAGGCGATCTTGGCGATGCGTTTGCTGGTGGCCAGGGCTTCACCGGCTTCGCGGCCATAGCCTTGCACTACGTTGAGCACGCCAGGTGGCAACAGGTCGCCAATGACTTCGAGCAGTACGGTGATACCCAGCGGCGTCTGTTCGGCAGGCTTGAGCACCACGCAGTTACCAGCTGCCAGTGCCGGGGCAAGCTTCCAGGCAGCCATCAGGATCGGGAAGTTCCAGGGGATGATCTGCCCGACCACGCCCAGTGGCTCGTGGATGTGGTAGGCCACGGTGCCTTCATTGATTTCGGCAGCGCCGCCTTCCTGGGCGCGGATGCAGCCAGCGAAATAGCGGAAGTGGTCGACCGCCAGCGGAATGTCGGCGTTGAGGGTTTCGCGGATCGGCTTGCCGTTGTCCCAGGTTTCGGTAATGGCCAGCAGTTCGAGGTTCTGCTCGATGCGGTCGGCGATCTTCAGCAGCACGTTGGAACGATCCTGCACTGAAGTGCGGCCCCAGGCGTCGGCCGCAGCATGGGCGGCATCCAGGGCTTTGTCGATGTCTTCGGCAGTAGAGCGGGGGAACTCAGCGATCAGCTTGCCATTCACCGGGGAGGTATTTTCGAAGTACTGCCCCTTTACCGGAGTAACGAACTCACCACCGATGTAGTTGCCGTAGCGGCTCTTGAAGGAAACCTTCGCGCCTTCGGTACCGGGATGTGCATAACGCATGGTGTGTCTCCTTGGTATTGTGCTTTTTAGGGAGTTGAAAAGCATAGAGCAAGGGTTGGGCCAGTGTTGGCGGTCCCAGGCAAATCAATGACTTGGGTCATTTTTACGGGCCTGTTCAAGGACCGCTGTGCCGGCGCCGGTACGCCTGGGGTGACATTTTGTGCCGTTTGCGACACATCACAGGCGTGTGCATTGCAAAGCCTAACCGGGTGGAGGATGCTGGGCTGACGCTCTATCTGCGGAGAATTACAACAATGCAGAGCAATCACTTCACTCGCCATGCCCGGCAGGTCCATAGCGTTGCCCATGGCGGGGCCGGGGAGGGCGGCAGTGATCCGTCCATCGCCCGTTCCTGGCTGCGCTGCCTGGAGGATTACCACCTCGACCCGGCGGTGATCGAAGCGCCGGTGGTGCTTGAGCATGGGCGCCTGCTGGAAAGCCGCGAGCGCCTGCACCAGGTGCTGCAAATTGCCGACCATGAAATGAACAGCCTGCACCAGCAGCTTTCCGGCGCAGGCCACGCGGTGCTGCTGACCGACGCCCGCGGGGTGATCCTCAATTGCGTCAGTGCCCCCGCCGAGCGGCGCAGCTTCGAGCGTGCCGGGCTGTGGCTGGGCGCTGACTGGAGCGAGGCGCGCGAGGGCACCAATGGCATCGGCACATGTCTGGTCGAGCGCCAGGCGCTGACCATCCATCAGAACGAGCACTTCCGTGGCCGTCACACCGGGCTGACCTGCTCGGCCAGCCCGGTGTTCGACCCGCATGGCGACCTGCTGGCGGTGCTCGACGTGTCCTCTGCGCGCCCCGACGTATCGCGGCAAAGCCAGTTCCACACCATGGCGTTGGTCAACCTGTCGGCGAAGATGATCGAAAGCTGCTATTTCCTGCGCCATTTCGAGCAGCAATGGTTATTGCGTTTTCACCTGCAAGCCGAGTCGGTCGGCCTGTTCAGCGAAGGCTTGCTGGCGTTCGACGGCGATGGGCGCATTTGCGCTGCCAACCAAAGCGCACTGAACCTGCTGGGTACGGTACGGGGTGGCGTGCTGGGCAAACCGTTGGAGTGCTTTTTCGCGTGCAGCCATGACGAAATGTTCAGCCGTGCCACGCCCGGCGGCAGTGCTGTCTGGCCGCTGCGCACCCTGGACGGTCGCCAGGTGTTCGCCAGCCTGCGGGGGCAGGCCCGGGCGCCGGTGTGGTCGGTGCCGGCCGCCCAGCCGCGGCCCGCAGGTGAAGTGGAGCCGCTGGTCTGTCTGCTTGACCCTGCGTTGCAAAATGATTTCCGCCGCAGCGTGCGGGTGTTCGAGCGCGATGTGCCATTGCTGCTGCGCGGCGAGACCGGCTGTGGCAAGGAAGCCTTCGCCCAGGCTGTGCATCAGGCCAGTGAGCGGCGCGGCAAGCCGTTCGTCGCCATCAACTGCGCGTCTATCCCGGAAAGCCTGATCGAGAGTGAGCTTTTCGGGTACCGCGGCGGCAGTTTTACCGGCGCGCGCAAGGAGGGCATGCGCGGCAAGCTGTTGCAGGCCGACGGCGGCACCTTGCTGCTGGACGAGATCGGCGATATGCCGCTTGCCCTGCAAACCCGACTGCTGCGGGTGCTGGAGGAGCGCCAGGTGGTGCCGATCGGGGGAGAGCCGCAGGCGGTGGACGTGCGCATCGTCAGCGCTACGCACCGTGACCTGCTGGAACGGGTTGAACAGGGCAGTTTCCGCGAGGACCTGTATTACCGCCTCAATGGCCTGGAGGTCGCGCTGCCGGCGGTACGCGAACGCAGTGACAAGGCGCAGTTGCTGGACTTTCTGCTGCGTCAGGAGACGCAGGGGCAATGGATAGACATCGAGCCCCGGGCGCGGCAGGCGCTGCTCGCATTTAACTGGCCAGGGAACGTGCGGCAGATGCGCAATGTGCTGCGTACCCTGGTGGCGCTTTGCGAAGATGCCCGCATTACCTTTGCGGACCTCCCCGCAGTCATCCGCACCAGCCCACCTCTCGCGGGGGTAGGCGAGCCCGCGAAGATGTCCGACCAGGAAATGGAGGGCGAGGGCGTTGCCCTCGTTCGCGGGCAAGCCCGCTCCCACAGGTCCGGCGGTGCCGCAGAGATTGAGGGTGAATCTGCAGGGACCGAGGTTCTGCTCGACGCGGAGCGGCAAGCGCTGAAGGAGGTCCTGGAGGCAAAACACTGGCATCTCACCCGCGTTGCCGAGCACTTGGGCATCAGCCGCAATACCTTGTATCGAAAACTGCGCAAACACGGCATTACCAGGGGCGACTGAGCGAAACAGCGGGTGCGATTTGTCGCGCCCTGGGCTACCCTGCCTCGATGTTTTGCGAGGTCGACCATGCATATTCACATTCTCGGTATTTGCGGCACTTTCATGGGTTCGCTGGCGGTGCTGGCCAAGGAACTTGGCCACCGCGTCACCGGCTCTGACGCCAACGTCTATCCCCCGATGAGCACCCAGCTCGAAGCCCAGGGTATCGAACTGACCCAAGGCTATGACCCGGCCCAGCTGGATCCGGCGCCAGACCTGGTGGTCATCGGCAACGCCATGTCGCGCGGCAACCCAGCGGTTGAATACGTGCTGAACAAGGGCCTGCCCTACGTCTCCGGCCCCCAGTGGCTGGCCGACCACGTGCTGCAAGGCCGCTGGGTGCTGGCCGTTGCCGGTACTCACGGCAAGACCACCACCAGCAGCATGCTGGCCTGGGTGCTGGAGCACGCCGGCATGAGCCCGGGCTTCCTGATTGGCGGCGTGCCGCAGAACTTCTCGGCGTCGGCCCGCTTGGGCGACACGCCGTTCTTTGTGGTGGAAGCCGACGAGTACGACAGCGCCTTCTTCGACAAGCGCTCGAAGTTCGTCCACTATCACCCGCGTACCGCGATCCTCAACAACCTTGAGTTCGATCACGCGGACATCTTCCCGGACCTGGCCTCGATCGAGCGGCAGTTCCACCACCTGGTGCGGACTATCCCCAGCGAAGGCCTGGTCATCCACCCGACCACCGAGCAAGCGCTGGAGCGTGTGATCGGCATGGGCTGCTGGACCCCTGTGCAAACCACCGGTGAGGGCGGCCAGTGGCAAGCCCGCCTGCTCAGCCCAGATGGCTCGCGCTTTGAAGTACTGTTCGAGGGCGAAGTGCAGGGTGTGGTGGACTGGGCGCTGACCGGCCAGCACAACGTCGCCAATGCCTTGGCTACCCTGGCAGCAGCGCGTCATGTAGGGGTGGTACCGGCCATGGGCATCGACGGCCTGAGTGCGTTCAAGAGCGTCAAGCGGCGCATGGAGAAGGTTGCCGAAGTACAAGGTGTGACCATCTACGATGACTTCGCCCACCATCCGACCGCCATTGCCACCACGCTCGACGGCCTGCGCAAGCGGGTGGGGGAGGCGCCTGTGATCGCGGTGATCGAGCCACGCTCCAACTCGATGAAGCTCGGCGCCCATCGTGACGGCCTGCCAGAAAGCGTCAACGACGCTGACCAGGTGATCTGGTATGCGCCGGCCAACCTCGGCTGGGACCTGGCCGCCACCGCTGCGCAGTGCAAGGTGCCGAGCGTGGTGGCCGATAGCCTCGAAGCGATCATCGAGCGGGTCAAAGGTCAGGCTCGCCCAGGCACCCAGGTGGTGATCATGAGCAACGGCGGCTTCGGCGGCCTGCACGGCAAGCTGGCCGAGGCGCTGAAGTGAACGGGCCGGAACGCATCACCCTGGCCATGACGGGCGCCTCGGGTGCCCAGTATGGCCTTCGCCTGCTCGATTGCCTGGTACGCGAAGACCGCGAGGTGCACTTCCTGATTTCCAAGGCCGCACAGTTGGTGATGGCCACCGAGACGGATGTTGTGTTGCCGGCCAAGCCCCAGGCGATGCAGGCCTTCCTGACCGAATACACCGGCGCGGCCGACGGGCAGATCCGTGTGTATGGCAAGGAAGACTGGATGTCGCCGGTAGCCTCGGGTTCTGGCGCCCCGGCGGCAATGGTGGTGGTCCCCTGTTCCACTGGCACCTTGTCGGCCATTGCCACTGGCGCCTGCAACAACCTGATCGAGCGTGCTGCCGACGTTACCCTCAAGGAGCGTCGCCAGCTGATCCTGGTGCCACGCGAAGCGCCATTCTCCACCATCCACCTGGAAAACATGCTCAAGCTGTCGCAAATGGGCGCGGTGATCCTGCCGGCGGCACCGGGGTTCTATCACCAGCCGCAGACCATCGACGACCTGGTCGACTTTGTCGTGGCGCGTATCCTCAACCTGCTGAACATCCCCCAGGATATGTTGCCGCGTTGGGGCGAGCACCACTTCGGGGTGGATGATTGAAACGAGCACTGGCGGGGTTGCTGGCGCTGGTGATGCTGGGTGGCTGCGCCACGGTGCGCACGCTGGATGCCAACAAGCCCGGCGCACCGGTGGTGTATGCCGGTACCCGGCTGGATTTGTATGTGATCAATGGCGGGTGTTGCCCACGGGATCATTACGGGGCGGACGCTCCGGCGTATCCGCGCCTGGATCTGCCGGGGAGCATGTTGCTTGATACCCTGCTGCTGCCGTTGTCTTTGCTGACAGCGGCCGGCATAGGCTTCCAGGCTAGCGGCGGCCTGTGATGGCCTCTTCGCCGGCACGCCCATTCCTATTGGTGAGTAGTCACTGGAAGATTATGGAGACCCTGTGGGAGCGGGCGTGCCCGCGAAGAGGCCAGCACAAGCGAAGCCTAGATCCTGCCCAACCTGCGCAATTCATCCGACTCCACAACCCGCACGCCGTCTTCTTCCTCCAGCGCCAGCCGCCACAGCGCCCGCGCCAGGGTACAAGCCTCGATTCCCCGGTATTTCCCGGGTATGAACCGAGAAAACGGCGCAACTAGCTGTTCAGTCAGCCGTGGCTCCAGTCGCTCGCCCAGCAGGAACGAGGGCCGCACGATGGTCAGCTGTGGCCAGTCCTGAGCCTTGAGCGCTTCTTCCATCTCGCCCTTGACCCGGTTATAGAAAATTGACGACTTAGGGTCGGCGCCCACTGCACTGATCACCAGCAGATGCCGTGCGCCCATTTCCCGGGCACGCTTGCTGAAGGCGACCACCATGTCCAGATCCACTGCGCGGAAAGCCGATTCGGAACCCGCCTGCTTCAGCGTGGTGCCCAGGCAGCAGTAGGCGATGTCGACCCGCCCGGCCAGTTGCGGAAGGAATACCGCCGGGTCGCCCACCGGGTTTTCCAGGTGCGGGTGCTCGGCCAATGGCCGGCGTGTAGGCGCCAGGACACGGGTGATGGTGGGCTCGTTGAGCAGGCGGTCTAGCAGGTGTTCACCGGTCAGACCGGTGGCTCCGGCAAGCAGGACATGCTGAGGCGTCAAGTACATGATGTCTCTCCCTTGTTACACTCAAGTCTAGTGAGTGCCGGGCATTTTTGCCTGCTTGCTCACGTTGGCCTGTGTGGCGTTACGCAACGCTTCTTCGGCTTGTTGCTGGCGCAGCTGGTGCCAGTGCTCAAGCACGGCCGGCGGTGCCCACAACTGCGGCTCGGAGGCCTCGAAGCCTTCCCTTTGTTCTCTTTCGGCAACGCTGGCACGCGCCAGTTCAAACGCCTGTTTCAGGTCGTCGGTCTGGTTCAGCGCTTCAGCGAACAGGGCATCGCCAAAGTAGGTGAAGTCGGCTTCCTCCGAGCAACCGAAGGAGACGCGGTCGGCCCGGGCAGCGGTCATGATGAGCGTGCGCTCGTCTTTGAGCGGAGCGATATAGCCCCCTGAATAGCAGGCGGAGATGACGATGACCTTGTCGCGATCCTTCAGCGGCGCCAAGGCAGTGGCCAGCTCGTCAGCGGCCAGGTCGGCCAGTTGCAGACGGGGCTGGTCGAGCACCAGCTGGTGGTCCTGGCTGCCATGGCTGGTGAGGTAGATGAACACCAGGTCTTCGGGGCCGCTGCGCTCTGCCAGGGTGGCGGCAGCGCGGGAGAGGTTTTCGCGGGTGGCCATGGGACGCGTGGCCATGTGGTCGCGGTGGTTGACCAGGGTCACTTGGCCACGGGCGCCAAAGCGCACCTTGAGCATGCGGCTGACGTAGTCGGCTTCGCGCAGGAATACGCTTTGCTGGCCATCGCCGGCCACTACCAGGCTATACAGCTGGATCGGTGGCGCCGAGCGAGGTACCCGAACCAGCGCCTCGTCCAGCAGCCGGCCCTGGTTGAGCAACGCTAGGTCCAGTGGGTCTGGCAGCAGCTTGCCGTTCTGGTCGCGCACGCGCACGCCGTTGGCCCATGTTCCGCTTTCGACCTTGCCACTGGGCAGAATCAGCCGCCCATGGCCATGGTAGGCATCGTTGAGGAAACCGCCGATGTACTTGCTGCCGTCGGCCAGTTGCAGGCTGCCTTGGCCCGACAGACGCCAGTCGGCGAACTCGCCCTTGTAGTGGCTGCCATCGCTGCCCAGC encodes:
- a CDS encoding zinc-dependent peptidase — its product is MWSFSAWRRKRTLARYPITPQQWQAVRERLPMLDGISDAEDRWLREACILFLLDKHLTCLPGVELDDEQRLMLAAQAQLPLLHLGELNWYQGFHEIILYPDDFKSPQRHRDASGVEHVWDGEHSGEAWQQGPIILAWNGVQASGGWEAYNLVIHELAHKLDMLNGDANGLPPLHSGMPVDEWASAMQQAYDDLNQQLDANPDAETAIDPYAAENPAEFFAVTSEYFFSAPDLLHQAYPKVYHQLSLFYRQDPLARLCRLQAEHPEYRESHA
- a CDS encoding DedA family protein, translated to MDFNPLDLILHLDAYLDLLVTNYGPWIYAILFTVIFCETGLVVMPFLPGDSLLFIAGAVAAGGGMDPVLLAGLLMAAAILGDSTNYVIGRTAGERLFNNPNSKIFRRDYLQRTHDFYERHGGKTVTMARFLPILRTFAPFVAGIAHMHYPRFLGFSVAGSLLWVGGLVTLGYFFGNVPFIKQHLSLMVVGIIILSLVPMILGLLRGRLGRTAKAH
- a CDS encoding GNAT family N-acetyltransferase codes for the protein MRIIKATLEHLDLLTPLFVKYREFYGQLPYPDSSRSFLEKRLKRDESVIYLALPDDDDGKLLGFCQLYPSYSSLSLKRVWILNDIYVAEDSRRMLVADHLIREAKKMAKETNAVRMRVSTSANNEVAHKTYESIGFREDTEFKSYILPISQD
- the eutC gene encoding ethanolamine ammonia-lyase subunit EutC, whose translation is MDHRTPTPDNPWLALRNLTPARIALGRTGTSLPTGAQLDFQFAHAQARDAVHLAFDHAGLASQLSDRGRESLVLHSAASDRHQYLQRPDLGRRLNEDSIATLRQHAQANPGGVDLAIVVADGLSALAVHRHTLPFLTRFDEQAAADGWTCAPVVLVQQGRVAVADEVGELLGARMTVMLIGERPGLSSPDSLGLYFTYAPKVGLTDAYRNCISNIRLEGLSYGMAAHRLLYLMREACRRQLSGVNLKDEAEVHSLENEDSANQKGNFLLGKG
- a CDS encoding ethanolamine ammonia-lyase subunit EutB, which translates into the protein MASFVHTVGHLVYRFDSLKEVMAKASPARSGDCLAGVAASNDAERVAAQMALANIPLTHFLNEALIPYEADEVTRLIIDTHDAQAFAPVSHLTVGGLRDWLLSEEANEDSLRALAPGLTPEMAAAVSKIMRVQDLVLVAQKIRVVTRFRGTMGLRGRLSTRLQPNHPTDEPAGIAASILDGLLYGNGDAMIGINPATDSIASICALLEMLDAIIQRYDIPTQSCVLTHVTTSIEAINRGVPLDLVFQSIAGTEAANAGFGINLNVLQEGYEAGLSLKRGTLGQNLMYFETGQGSALSANAHHGVDQQTCETRAYAVARHFKPFLVNTVVGFIGPEYLYNGKQIIRAGLEDHFCGKLLGVPMGCDICYTNHAEADQDDMDTLLTLLGVAGINFIMGIPGSDDIMLNYQTTSFHDALYARQTLGLKPGPEFEAWLARTGIFTQADGRVRFGDNLPPAFRQALAQLA
- the eat gene encoding ethanolamine permease, coding for MPSEHSAGSPAGSSVDFEKVGSDYFQQRELKKGAAGWVLLVGLGVAYVISGDYAGWNFGLAQGGWGGMFLATLLMATMYLCMCFSLAELSSMIPTAGGGYGFARSAFGPWGGFLTGTAILIEYAIAPAAIAVFIGAYCQSLFGIGGWMIYLAFYIVFISIHIFGVGEALKLMFIITAIAAIALAVFLIGMVPHFDAAKLFDIAKTDAVGASSFLPFGYVGVWAAIPYAIWFFLAVEGVPLAAEETKNPKRDLPRGLIGAMLVLLAFALLILVVGPGGAGSEALKASGNPLVEALSKAYGGSTWMGGFVNLVGLAGLIASFFSIIYAYSRQIFALSRAGYLPRKLSETNKSKAPVLALVIPGIIGFALSLTGQGDLLILVAVFGATLSYVLMMAAHITLRIRRPKMERPYRTPGGIFTSGLALVLACIAVVAGFLVDPRVVIGAAVIYAVLIAYFAFYSRHHLVAGTPEEEFAAIQKAEEALH